In a single window of the Nicotiana tomentosiformis chromosome 8, ASM39032v3, whole genome shotgun sequence genome:
- the LOC104112487 gene encoding protein CYCLOPS-like isoform X3: MEMEGRGYSDLCRNTSEEELFIRNMMENSVGVPAPTMEMLGFRNISHSLRTDSEELFKTWLTTAENNGSDSTTMAHRARQGSRRISGELAGLSNQQYAGIQKRKVTDSLQPHNASSANESSSSLNQHSRRNITDTEMQASNLFLAKTWFHSSQPMTRSRSSELRRRYAAMQNSQSSLARESLHNIPGNAVNFKEVSDPTVFTDMSMCELTSQPNTFISPSNSSSSTFETQQVDGADNISSVVSMLKGTLERKKLTNYHTAREAIEENMLGCYGNQDNFGMNQHPGNHISENQGTYQDASIVQVRDTGILQMVQGSLDVVLEGIMAPSKSNPIQMCVVSQEPSQSESSVAAPIISTGFDACDGLSNASHALNVYEGSRNQVGYARSLENGSTARDLRERIYDNVKDNQKTPQKEGLVRNGSLTSVQSGRHCNTAKIGSY; the protein is encoded by the exons ATGGAAATGGAGGGAAGAGGATATTCAGATTTGTGTAGAAATACAAGCGAAGAAGAATTGTTCATAAGAAATATGATGGAGAACTCAGTAGGAGTGCCTGCGCCTACAATGGAGATGTTGGGTTTTAGAAACATCTCTCATTCCCTTCGCACTGATAGTGAGGAACTCTTCAAAACCTGGCTCACCACTGCAGAG AATAATGGCAGTGATTCTACAACGATGGCTCACCGAGCTCGACAAGGATCACGAAG GATCTCAGGTGAACTTGCTGGTCTATCAAATCAGCAGTATGCGGGAATTCAGAAAAGAAAAGTGACTGACTCTCTGCAGCCACATAATGCATCTAGTGCCAATGAATCATCTAGCAGCCTTAACCAACATTCAAGAAG GAATATCACAGATACGGAAATGCAAGCTAGTAATCTCTTTTTAGCCAAG ACTTGGTTTCATAGTTCTCAGCCCATGACGAGAAGTCGCTCCTCTGAGTTAAG GAGGAGGTATGCAGCCATGCAAAACTCACAGTCTTCTCTAGCTCGTGAATCCCTGCATAATATACCTGGAAATGCTGTTAACTTTAAAGAAGTTTCTGATCCCACTGTGTTCACTGACATGTCAATGTGTGAACTTACCAGTCAACCCAATACTTTTATATCTCCATCAAATTCATCCTCATCTACTTTTGAAACTCAGCAAGTGGATGGTGCAGATAATATTTCATCTGTCGTAAGCATGCTAAAGGGTACTTTAGAGCGGAAGAAATTAACAAACTATCACACTGCTAGGGAAGCCATTGAGGAGAATATGCTAGGGTGTTATGGTAATCAAGACAACTTTGGCATGAATCAACATCCAGGGAATCATATTTCTGAAAATCAAGGGACGTATCAGGATGCATCCATTGTTCAAGTCAGAGATACAGGGATTCTACAAATGGTTCAGGGGTCATTAGATGTCGTCTTAGAAGGTATTATGGCTCCCTCAAAGTCAAACCCAATCCAGATGTGCGTGGTGTCACAGGAACCTTCCCAAAGTGAATCCTCTGTTGCTGCGCCAATAATTTCAACCGGTTTTGATGCATGTGATGGTCTAAGCAATGCAAGTCATGCTTTAAATGTGTACGAAGGCTCTAGAAATCAAGTTGGATATGCAAGGAGCTTAGAAAATGGTTCAACTGCCAGAG ATCTTAGAGAACGAATATATGATAACGTGAAGGACAACCAGAAG ACACCGCAGAAAGAAGGTTtagttcgaaatggatctttgaCATCGGTTCAGTCAG GTCGGCACTGCAATACTGCCAAAATTGGCTCATATTAA